The following coding sequences are from one Arachis hypogaea cultivar Tifrunner chromosome 7, arahy.Tifrunner.gnm2.J5K5, whole genome shotgun sequence window:
- the LOC112703802 gene encoding ATPase 9, plasma membrane-type produces MTSLEDIKKETVDLERIPVEEVFRELNCTKDGLSSEEGQKRLEVFGPNKLEEKKESKVLKFLGFMWNPLSWVMELAAIMAIALANGGNEPPDWQDFVGIVVLLIINSTISFIEENNAGNAAAALMAGLAPKTKVLRDGRWSEQDAAILVPGDIISIKLGDIVPADARLLEGDPLKIDQSALTGESLPVTRCSGDEVFSGSTVKQGEIEAIVIATGVHTFFGKAAHLVDSTNQVGHFQQVLTAIGNFCICSIALGMIVEIIVMYPIQHRRYRSGIDNLLVLLIGGIPIAMPTVLSVTMAIGSHRLSEQGAITKRMTAIEEMAGMDVLCSDKTGTLTLNKLTVDTNLIEVFSKDTDKNTVILLGARASRVENQDAIDACIVGMLGDPKEAREGIQEVHFLPFNPVDKRTAITYIDAEGNWHRVSKGAPEQIIELCNLREDVAKKAHSIIDKFADRGLRSLAVGKQAVPEKNKDSPGGPWEFVGLLPLFDPPRHDSAETIRRALELGVNVKMITGDQLAIGKETGRRLGMGSNMYPSSSLLGQHKDDSIVGLPVDELIEKADGFAGVFPEHKYEIVKRLQDRKHICGMTGDGVNDAPALKRADIGIAVADATDAARSASDIVLTEPGLSVIVSAVLTSRAIFQRMKNYTIYAVSITIRIVLGFMLLALIWKFDFSPFMVLIIAVLNDGTIMTISKDRVKPSPVPDSWKLKEIFATGVVLGTYLAVMTVIFYWAAHASDFFSDNFGVRSIRNNERELIAAVYLQVSIVSQALIFVTRSRSWSYVERPGVLLVVAFLIAQLIATIIAVYAHWDFARIEGIGWGWAGVIWLYSIVFYIPLDILKFIIRYALTGKAWDNITESRVAFTSKKDYGRGEREAQWATAQRTLHGLNPPETDQILNDKNNFRELSELAEQARKRAEVARLRELHTLKGHVESVVKLKGLDIETIQQHYTV; encoded by the exons ATGACGAGCCTCGAAGACATCAAGAAGGAGACTGTTGATCTT GAGCGGATTCCTGTTGAAGAAGTGTTCCGAGAATTGAACTGTACAAAGGATGGACTCAGCTCTGAGGAAGGCCAAAAGAGATTGGAAGTTTTTGGCCCAAACAAGTTGGAAGAAAAGAAG GAGAGCAAGGTGCTCAAGTTCTTGGGCTTCATGTGGAATCCTCTTTCATGGGTGATGGAACTAGCTGCCATCATGGCCATTGCATTAGCAAATGGAGGG AATGAGCCACCGGATTGGCAAGATTTTGTGGGTATAGTAGTGCTGTTAATCATAAACTCCACCATCAGTTTTATAGAAGAGAATAATGCAGGAAATGCTGCAGCAGCACTCATGGCAGGTCTTGCCCCTAAAACGAAG GTTCTGAGAGATGGAAGGTGGAGTGAGCAAGATGCTGCTATATTGGTGCCAGGAGACATAATAAGCATCAAATTGGGAGACATCGTCCCAGCTGATGCCCGTCTATTGGAAGGAGATCCCCTCAAGATAGATCAATCCGCACTCACCGGTGAGTCCTTGCCTGTAACTAGGTGCTCCGGCGATGAAGTCTTCTCCGGTTCCACAGTAAAACAGGGAGAGATTGAGGCCATTGTGATTGCCACCGGAGTCCACACCTTCTTCGGTAAGGCTGCTCACCTTGTGGATAGCACTAACCAAGTTGGCCACTTCCAACAG GTGTTGACAGCCATTGGTAACTTctgcatttgctctattgccctGGGAATGATCGTAGAGATTATAGTCATGTATCCCATTCAGCACCGCAGGTACAGGAGCGGAATTGACAATTTGTTAGTGCTTCTCATTGGAGGAATTCCCATTGCCATGCCAACGGTCTTGTCTGTAACCATGGCTATCGGTTCCCATCGCCTATCGGAACAAGGTGCTATCACTAAGAGGATGACAGCCATTGAGGAGATGGCCGGCATGGATGTTTTGTGCAGTGACAAAACTGGCACCCTAACATTGAACAAACTCACCGTCGATACCAACTTGATTGAGGTCTTCTCCAAAGATACCGATAAGAACACTGTAATTCTTCTTGGAGCTAGGGCCTCCAGGGTTGAAAACCAAGATGCTATTGATGCTTGCATTGTAGGAATGTTGGGTGATCCAAAGGAG GCTAGAGAGGGCATTCAAGAGGTGCATTTCCTTCCCTTCAATCCAGTGGATAAGCGTACAGCCATAACATACATTGACGCTGAGGGTAACTGGCACCGAGTAAGCAAAGGGGCACCAGAGCAG ATTATTGAACTCTGCAACCTCCGTGAAGATGTGGCAAAGAAGGCCCATTCCATTATTGATAAGTTTGCTGACCGCGGCCTCCGCTCCCTTGCTGTAGGCAAACAA GCAGTACCAGAGAAGAACAAGGACAGCCCAGGAGGACCATGGGAATTTGTAGGGTTGTTGCCTCTGTTTGACCCACCCAGGCATGACAGCGCAGAGACCATCAGGCGTGCACTCGAGTTGGGAGTGAATGTTAAGATGATCACCGGTGACCAGTTGGCCATTGGTAAGGAGACTGGTCGCAGGCTTGGCATGGGAAGTAACATGTACCCCTCTTCCTCCCTCCTTGGTCAGCACAAAGATGATTCCATTGTTGGCCTTCCTGTTGATGAGCTTATTGAGAAGGCTGATGGCTTTGCTGGCGTCTTCCCTG AGCACAAGTATGAGATTGTAAAGAGACTCCAGGACAGGAAGCACATTTGTGGGATGACTGGGGATGGTGTGAATGATGCTCCTGCCTTGAAAAGAGCAGACATCGGAATTGCAGTGGCTGATGCAACCGATGCGGCGCGAAGTGCCTCCGACATAGTGCTCACAGAACCAGGGTTGAGTGTGATTGTGAGTGCAGTTCTGACCAGCAGAGCCATCTTCCAGAGAATGAAGAACTACACCATATATGCTGTTTCCATAACAATTCGGATCGTGTTGGGCTTCATGCTGCTTGCTCTCATCTGGAAATTCGATTTCTCGCCTTTTATGGTTTTGATCATTGCTGTACTAAACGATGGCACCATCATGACCATTTCCAAGGATAGGGTGAAGCCATCTCCCGTACCAGACTCATGGAAGCTTAAGGAGATTTTCGCCACAGGCGTGGTGCTTGGTACCTACCTAGCCGTTATGACAGTTATTTTCTATTGGGCTGCTCATGCATCCGATTTCTTCTCG GACAATTTTGGTGTGAGATCCATTAGGAACAACGAACGCGAGCTGATAGCAGCAGTGTACCTTCAAGTGAGTATTGTGAGTCAGGCTCTGATCTTCGTGACTCGATCGAGGAGCTGGTCTTACGTTGAACGCCCCGGCGTCTTGCTTGTTGTTGCCTTCCTCATTGCACAGCTG ATTGCGACCATCATAGCTGTGTATGCACACTGGGATTTTGCGAGGATTGAAGGGATTGGATGGGGCTGGGCTGGTGTCATTTGGCTTTACAGCATTGTTTTCTACATTCCATTGGATATCCTTAAATTCATCATCCGATATGCTTTGACCGGCAAGGCTTGGGATAACATCACTGAGAGCAGG GTTGCTTTCACCTCCAAGAAGGACTacggaaggggagagagagaggcacAGTGGGCCACAGCACAACGCACACTTCATGGCCTCAATCCTCCTGAAACAGATCAAATACTGAATGACAAGAACAACTTCAGGGAGCTGTCCGAACTCGCAGAACAGGCAAGAAAGCGTGCTGAAGTTGCCAGGTTGAGGGAGCTCCACACACTCAAGGGCCACGTGGAGTCTGTTGTCAAACTCAAGGGGCTTGACATTGAAACTATTCAGCAGCATTACACTGTTTGA
- the LOC112703801 gene encoding ribonuclease 3-like protein 1 isoform X2 — translation MDSDKGILEHTPLQKGDTCDFEKNASSQSPHGQGMNKKPARSNLYEICAANHWKPPLFECYKKDGPCHQIMFTFKVTIEIEDASRNIIECYGAPQRKKKIAADHAAEGALWYLKNIGYGMKNK, via the exons ATGGATTCTGATAAAGGCATCTTGGAACATACTCCCTTGCAAAAGGGAGATACCTGTGACTTTGAGAAGAACGCGTCCTCCCAGTCTCCACATGGACAAG GTATGAATAAAAAACCTGCGAGATCAAATTTGTACGAGATCTGTGCTGCAAACCATTGGAAGCCCCCTCTATTTGAATGTTACAAAAAGGATGGTCCATGCCATCAGATAAT GTTTACCTTCAAGGTTACTATTGAGATAGAAGATGCATCGAGGAACATTATAGAGTGCTATGGTGCCCCTCAACGAAAAAAGAAAATAGCTGCAGACCATGCAGCTGAGGGAGCTTTGTGGTACCTAAAGAATATAGGCTACGGGATGAAGAACAAATAA
- the LOC112703801 gene encoding endoribonuclease Dicer homolog 4 isoform X1, with the protein MKFSLFLKLVCANSQLLSFQVNLEDSDFRLAAKVVKMDSDKGILEHTPLQKGDTCDFEKNASSQSPHGQGMNKKPARSNLYEICAANHWKPPLFECYKKDGPCHQIMFTFKVTIEIEDASRNIIECYGAPQRKKKIAADHAAEGALWYLKNIGYGMKNK; encoded by the exons AtgaaattttctctttttctcaaaTTGGTATGTGCAAATTCTCAGCTTCTTAGTTTCCAGGTTAATTTGGAGGATTCTGATTTCAGATTAGCTGCTAAAGTGGTAAAGATGGATTCTGATAAAGGCATCTTGGAACATACTCCCTTGCAAAAGGGAGATACCTGTGACTTTGAGAAGAACGCGTCCTCCCAGTCTCCACATGGACAAG GTATGAATAAAAAACCTGCGAGATCAAATTTGTACGAGATCTGTGCTGCAAACCATTGGAAGCCCCCTCTATTTGAATGTTACAAAAAGGATGGTCCATGCCATCAGATAAT GTTTACCTTCAAGGTTACTATTGAGATAGAAGATGCATCGAGGAACATTATAGAGTGCTATGGTGCCCCTCAACGAAAAAAGAAAATAGCTGCAGACCATGCAGCTGAGGGAGCTTTGTGGTACCTAAAGAATATAGGCTACGGGATGAAGAACAAATAA
- the LOC112704171 gene encoding deSI-like protein At4g17486 encodes MGWRKGRRRKKRSSGCEPVYLNVYDVSPTNGYSYWLGLGVYHSGVEVYGVEYAFGAHESSWSGIFEGEPKKCEGFKFRKRVMIGKTGMGESEVKAVMEELGGEYRGNAYNLISKNCNHFSNAASRRLTGKSIPAWVNRLAKFGMCCKCVVPPVRLDATMANTHRTINCDNMPTCQLPAYRETLEPHQYK; translated from the exons ATGGGTTGGAGGAAGGGCCGCCGGCGGAAGAAAAGGAGTTCAGGATGTGAGCCGGTGTATCTGAACGTTTACGATGTTTCCCCCACGAACGGCTACTCCTACTGGCTCGGCCTCGGAGTGTACCATTCCGGGGTGGAAG TTTACGGCGTTGAGTATGCTTTCGGGGCTCACGAGAGTTCGTGGTCGGGGATATTCGAAGGAGAACCGAAGAAGTGCGAAGGATTCAAGTTCAGGAAGAGGGTGATGATAGGGAAGACGGGGATGGGAGAGAGTGAGGTGAAGGCAGTGATGGAGGAGCTTGGCGGAGAGTACAGAGGGAATGCATACAATTTGATAAGCAAGAACTGCAACCATTTCTCCAACGCAGCCTCTCGCAGGCTCACCGGAAAATCTATTCCCGCTTGGGTGAATCGCCTTGCCAAATTCG GGATGTGTTGCAAATGTGTTGTGCCGCCGGTGAGATTGGATGCAACCATGGCCAATACTCACCGCACCATTAATTGCGACAACATGCCAACCTGCCAATTGCCCGCCTACAGGGAAACACTAGAACCGCACCAATATAAATAG
- the LOC112703800 gene encoding probable receptor-like protein kinase At1g80640: protein MSLLVLFLHAALAHTSANAQPPGVKVRMVHHQNLNKRIQISLIVCSALLLGIFLLVLYVWFRRHRSLTSSSSKSQGNMEAEKGETLNPVNAKLNYSRMADKKSSVAIFDFQLLEAATNSFSNSNVMAESGSRIVYRAHLDENFHAAVKKADSDADREFENEVSWLSKIRHQNIIKLMGYCIHGESRFLVYELMENGSLETQLHGPNRGSSLTWYLRLRIAVDVARALEYLHEHSNPPVVHRDIKSSNVLLDSNFNAKLTDFGLAISSGVQHKNMKMSGTLGYVAPEYISHGKLTDKSDVYAFGVVLLELLTGKKPMENMSADQYQSLVSWAMPQLTDRLKLPSIVDPVIKDTMDLKHLYQVAAVAVLCVQAEPSYRPLITDVLHSLIPLVHNQLKVGASLTDIEPVRSE, encoded by the exons ATGAGCCTCCTTGTTCTGTTTCTTCATGCTGCTCTTGCTCACACTTCTGCAAATGCACAACCTCCAG GAGTTAAGGTTAGAATGGTGCACCACCAGAATTTGAATAAGAGGATTCAAATATCACTAATTGTTTGTTCTGCGCTTCTCCTTGGAATCTTCCTACTTGTATTGTATGTCTGGTTTCGTCGCCATAGAAGCTTAACAAGCTCCAGCAGTAAAAGCCAAGGAAACATGG aggctgaaaaagggGAAACCTTAAACCCTGTCAATGCTAAACTTAACTACTCAAGGATGGCAGATAAGAAGAGTTCAGTTGCTATTTTTGACTTTCAATTATTAGAGGCCGCAACAAACAGCTTTAGCAACAGCAATGTTATGGCAGAGAGTGGTTCTAGAATTGTTTACAGAGCTCATCTTGATGAGAATTTCCATGCAGCTGTTAAGAAAGCAGATAGTGATGCTGATAGAGAATTTGAG AATGAAGTGAGTTGGTTGAGCAAGATTCGGCATCAAAATATCATAAAACTCATGGGCTATTGTATTCATGGTGAATCAAGATTTCTTGTTTATGAATTGATGGAGAATGGATCATTGGAAACTCAATTGCATG GGCCTAATCGTGGATCATCTTTAACTTGGTATCTCCGTTTAAGAATTGCAGTTGATGTTGCCAG AGCATTAGAATATCTTCACGAACACTCCAATCCCCCTGTGGTTCATAGAGATATAAAGTCTTCCAATGTTCTTCTCGATTCTAATTTTAATGCTAAG CTCACAGATTTTGGACTTGCTATCTCTTCTGGAGTgcaacacaagaacatgaagatgtCGGGAACTTTGGGATATGTGGCACCTGAGTACATATCACATG GTAAACTAACTGATAAGAGCGATGTGTATGCTTTTGGGGTTGTCCTTTTAGAACTTCTGACTGGAAAAAAACCGATGGAAAACATGTCAGCAGACCAATATCAATCCCTCGTTTCGTGG GCCATGCCTCAGCTAACCGACAGATTGAAGCTTCCAAGTATTGTGGATCCTGTTATCAAAGACACAATGGATTTGAAACATTTATATCAG GTTGCAGCAGTAGCTGTTCTGTGTGTGCAAGCCGAACCAAGTTATAGGCCGCTAATAACAGATGTGCTACATTCCCTCATCCCTTTGGTACACAACCAACTTAAGGTTGGTGCCTCTCTCACAGATATAGAACCAGTCCGCTCAGAGTGA
- the LOC112703799 gene encoding uncharacterized protein, translating into MALSLTLRTRLKWNPLTLTHRFSTSSSDGGNGDSTPKSPMSSYFSDVKDKLKRTRPTNSPFANPYPQTPSSAASKVNSLDEIRKNLSEFRRRTLPPPPGAGEPSSSGQISFQEIYNRKVSEKSGESAPGIGGKISFDALRESVQKIKSNPNKQGGDRMPLSAFRSTVKSGPSDSASSGSLIGGSGELPTFFLKEMNEKKGSGPPVTGFVKMYSFPELGEKLRALRAEGGGREGFSIAELNERLVKLRKLEEMESRSTLIGVGIKPLQESLIVLEQASKEKQQRFDMLGHLGGRPSFMMDPPKENLVERYFHPDNMSSAEKLKIELAKIREEFKMSESDCGSARVQVAQLTTKIKHLSAVLHKKDKHSRKGLLAMVQRRKRLLKYLRSTDWDSYCFVISKLGLRDNPDIKY; encoded by the exons ATGGCTCTCTCCCTCACACTCAGAACCAGACTCAAATGGAACCCTCTCACTCTCACCCACCGCTTCTCCACTTCCAGCTCCGACGGCGGTAACGGCGACTCAACTCCCAAGTCTCCCATGTCTTCTTATTTCAGCGACGTCAAGGACAAGCTCAAGAGAACCCGCCCCACTAATTCACCCTTCGCGAACCCCTACCCGCAAACCCCGTCATCCGCCGCTTCCAAAGTCAACTCCCTCGATGAAATCCGCAAAAACCTCTCGGAGTTCCGCCGCCGCACGTTACCCCCTCCACCTGGCGCTGGCGAGCCCTCCTCGTCGGGGCAAATCTCCTTTCAGGAGATCTACAACAGAAAAGTCTCGGAAAAGTCCGGCGAATCGGCGCCCGGCATTGGGGGAAAGATCTCCTTTGACGCGCTCCGCGAGAGCGTGCAGAAGATTAAATCTAATCCGAACAAGCAGGGCGGCGATCGGATGCCGTTGTCGGCGTTTAGAAGCACCGTGAAATCGGGTCCTTCTGATTCCGCCTCAAGCGGCTCTTTGATAGGCGGGAGCGGGGAGTTGCCGACGTTTTTCTTGAAGGAAATGAACGAGAAGAAGGGCTCTGGGCCCCCGGTGACGGGGTTTGTGAAGATGTACAGCTTTCCAGAGTTGGGAGAGAAATTGAGGGCGTTGAGGGCGGAAGGTGGGGGGAGAGAGGGATTCTCTATTGCGGAGTTGAATGAAAGATTGGTGAAACTGAGGAAGCTGGAGGAGATGGAATCTCGCTCCACCCTCATTGGTGTCGGCATCAAACCATTGCAAGAGAGCTTGATTGTTCTGGAGCAAGCTAGTAAAGAAAAGC AGCAGAGGTTTGATATGCTGGGTCATTTGGGCGGGAGACCAAGCTTCATGATGGATCCTCCTAAAGAGAACCTTGTTGAAAGG TACTTCCATCCAGATAATATGTCCTCAGCAGAAAAGTTGAAAATTGAGCTAGCAAAGATTAGAGAGGAGTTTAAAATGTCAGAGTCTGATTGTGGATCTGCTCGTGTTCAAG TTGCACAACTCACAACTAAGATTAAGCATCTATCAGCAGTTCTACACAAGAAG GATAAGCATTCTCGTAAAGGTCTGCTAGCAATGGTTCAGAGGAGAAAAAGATTACTGAAATACCTTAGAAGCACCGACTGGGATTCGTATTGTTTTGTTATTTCCAAGCTAGGTCTACGTGATAATCCAGATATTAAGTACTAA